The DNA region TGCCGCGGGGCGTGCAGGGCCAGTACGAGACCGGCGAGATCGTGGAGGGCTCCGAGCCCGGCGCGCCGGCCGATCCGCGCCTGAAGGAGAAGGCCTGGCTCACCACGGTCGTCACCGCCGCCTTCTGGCTCGTCTATTTCGTCGTCGTGGAGTTCGCACTGATCGATCTCGGCGGATTCATGCTGGGCCCGAACGCGGCGCGAGGGTGACGAACGCGTCACTTGCGGCCCGGCGGTGCGGCCACTAAACGGATTTCGAAGCCAGCCGCGCGCGCGAGGATTCACTGTTCATGGCCGACACCAACTCCCGGACCGGGGCAGGGCCCTTCAGCGCCGTCGAGTTCATGCTCGCCTTGCGCTATCTGCGCACCAAGCGCGTGCATGGCGGGGTGACGCTGATCTCGGTGATTTCATTCGTCGGGATCATGCTGGCCGTGGGTGCCCTCATCGCCGTGATGAGCGTGATGAACGGTTTCCGCCACGAACTCCTGAGCCGGCTGCTCGGCGTGCAGGCCCACATCTACGTCTACGCTCCCGAAGTGCGCTCCGACGGGCTCGACGACCTCCTGGCCGACATCAATGCGGTGCCCGGCGTGAACTATGCCGGACCGGTGGTGGAAGGCCAGGGCCTGCTCACGTCCGGGCGGCGCGCCTCCTTCGCGCAGGTCATCGGTGTGCGGCCGGCTGACCTGTCCCGCTTCGCCCTGTTCCAGCGGAGCGAGGATCGCGAGGCGGTCTATACCCAGGGCAATTTCGCCGGCTCCATCGAAACGTTCGGCGAGGGCCGCCACGGCGGCGACCAGATCATCATCGGCTCGCAGATCGCCAGCCAGCTCGGCGTCGGGGTGGGCGAGGAGATCCGGCTCATCTCGCCGGAAGGAGCGGCCACGCCCATGGGGACGCTGCCGCGTCAGAAGACCTACGAGATCGCCGCCGTGGCCTCGGTGGGCATTCATGACGTCGACGCCATCCTCGTGCTTATGCCGATCGAGCAGGCCGAGCTCTTCTTCAACCGCGACGGGCCGGACCGGATCGAGGTGCGCATCGACAATCCGGGCGAGCCCGACGCCGTGGTCGAACGCATCCGCCAGCTCGTCCCCCAGGGCGTGGTCTTCGACTGGCGCGAGCAGAACCAGCAATTC from Marinicauda algicola includes:
- a CDS encoding DUF1467 family protein, which encodes MSWRIVQIALVALAAALWIAQLFVRNDGVGFVSGLVVYLIAWWTVLFTILPRGVQGQYETGEIVEGSEPGAPADPRLKEKAWLTTVVTAAFWLVYFVVVEFALIDLGGFMLGPNAARG
- a CDS encoding lipoprotein-releasing ABC transporter permease subunit — its product is MADTNSRTGAGPFSAVEFMLALRYLRTKRVHGGVTLISVISFVGIMLAVGALIAVMSVMNGFRHELLSRLLGVQAHIYVYAPEVRSDGLDDLLADINAVPGVNYAGPVVEGQGLLTSGRRASFAQVIGVRPADLSRFALFQRSEDREAVYTQGNFAGSIETFGEGRHGGDQIIIGSQIASQLGVGVGEEIRLISPEGAATPMGTLPRQKTYEIAAVASVGIHDVDAILVLMPIEQAELFFNRDGPDRIEVRIDNPGEPDAVVERIRQLVPQGVVFDWREQNQQFWDALQVERNMMRIVLSIIVLIAAMNIISGLVMLVKNKSRDIAVLRTMGMSQGSVMRIFLIAGAALGVLGTIAGIVLGMLAVIFIGPIQDAFSFVFGVNVFDPSVYRLYRLPARLAFSDVAYASLFAFLASLLATLAPSWRASRIDPVEALRYE